CTTTCACTTTCCTGTATCGCGTTCAGTGCAACAACCCGCTTGGAGgtactgtttgttttctttggtgTTCCGCTTACTGCTGCACCAGTCGGTTTCTGTGGCGTTGCTTCCTGGTCAACCGAACGCCGGCGAAGAGCACCACGGGTGACTGCAAAGACAAGGCGAATGTTGAATACCGAAACTCAGTATTGTACCGGTACCGGCaccacaagaagaagaaaaaagcatcaaTCCTACCTCTTGTCGGAACGTCTTCGTCCTGATTCATGGTGGAATGTTTGGTTCACACAGTTACAACACTACAGAGTAAGGAATAAACGAAATGTACGGACAAATTTCAGCAATTTAATGAAGCACAACACTCTGCTAGCCTGCTTCGCTAATGTATAGCACGATCCACGTTTTTCCCACGCTTGTTCTTTCACCGCTCTCGACGATTTGACAGCTGTGCGGAATGGATCTGCGATTACTGGAATTCACGTAACGTCTGGTAGCGATAGTAACGTTTCCCTCCAGAGcaatatattttccttttaatttatatcaattctttatttatcgtatttttttcgtttctctcgCATTGCAAATGTTTTTCACAAATATTTGCATATAAAATACTGTACAATCGTGAATTAAGTTACAGTTTAGCTCTTCGATCAAATGGCTGAATGTTGCTTCGAAAACAGTTTGCACACTTCAATATGTGCTTTAAAAATATCCTTTCGTCgtacattttatttcactgtACCATAAACCACGCGTAGCGTTCATTTCTCTCAGCTACGAAAAAGTTAaccataattttaaaataattcaaacgcGTTTGACGTTGGCATTTGACATTCGTAGCGGCGTTACGTGGCGCTAGTGTACTGACGGCAATCGGAATAACTACAGTCGTCGGTTGGAAACGAATTTCTGCAAACGATAAAACGGACATATTACAAAGATCAAACTTGTGACGCTAGCTCGAGCAGGCACTGCATCGTAAGCAGCATAATAATCGTGATTTTCAGCAATTCCTTTAGCACAATCGTATACTTTTCTCACTTCCGTTGACTGCCCAGTATTGCGCTAGTGACGGATAGCATAATTGAGCAATAGGGCATATCATTCCGATCACAACAGTGTGTCGTTTACCGATAACGCTAGAGTGTTGCGTGGTGCAATTGTATACAAGCAACATTTTCCGCAATTCCACTAATCTGACTACTGCTGCCAGCAATGAATCGTCTGGGTAAGTTTACCACCGGTTAACGTGTTAGAGGTGTCAATAGTTACACTGCTAGGCTTCGATTCCGCGTATGTTTACTTTCAGAAGAAGCCGAATCGACGCCAAAAAAGCGTAACCCGAAGCAGCAGCCGGAGGCCGTTGCCAAAGATGCCGTcacaaagtccggtcgaaagGTGAAGCGTCCAGCACACCTTGATTCACCGGAACGGGTACTGAGTGCTTCACTATCTTCCGATGCGAGAAAATCCGTTGCTGCACGGGCACACAAAGCCACCGAACCAGCGTACACAACAACTCCCAGCAAACGTACGGCAACTAAAGAGCAAGTAGGCTCCCCGGAAGAGCTACACGGTTCTCGCAAAACTATCGCTTcgaccaaaaaaacacaccctgGCAAACAATTGGAAGCAACTCCCAAGGGGAAGTTAGCAAAGGAAAGCATCGTGGATGACAGCGTCGGTATCTCAAAGTCGGGCCGCAAGATAAAAATACCGGCCAAACTAGCGGAGTTTGACAGTGATTTGTTGAGCAGTCCGTCGCGTAAGAACATTGTGCCCGACGAGGATGAGCCTACCAAGGACAAGCCGACAAAAACACCTGGCCGTGCAAAGCCGGCGGTGAAAAACATTGCTGTGaacgacgatgatgaagaagaGAACAACAAAAGAGCCGCCCGAAAGACACCGGGCCGTCGGGCAAAGTCTGTTGCACTTACCGACCAGCCGGATGAAGAGAACGTTTCAACACCCAGACGAAGAGGGTTAACGTCCTTGTTGCAGAAAGAGGAGCAACCTGCAGAACCATCTCATGCCAAGACACCGGGAAAACGGGTGGAAAAATCTTTCCTCGGTACAGCTGCAAACACACAGCTGAAAACACCCGGACGTCGGGCAAAATCGATGGCACCAGTCGCAGACGCGACGGAAGAAAAAGAGTTAAAAACGTCcgtaaaaataatacaaacacCGGGGCGACGTGCTGGCAAATCAATCGTGAACGCTGAAGAAAATTCCAAATCAGCTCGCGATGAAAGTCCGGCCGTTGAACAAGTCACTGTTCCGAAAACACCGGGCCGTAAGGCCACCAAATCAATGGTCCCTACTGCAAGTGTAGAAAGTCCGACCGCGCAGGGTGCCACTACAAAAACTCCAGGCCGTCCTCGTCTGTCAAAATCTAATGCAACCGACAAAATAGAATCTAGCAGAAATTTAGTCAACGTAGACACAGCCTTACACTATACCGGAACTCAGGCGTCCGGGTCTTCAGCAGAACTTTTATCGCGTTCCGGGCGGAAGATAAAACCgaaaaaagtgtttgattTTGAGCATGATGTAAAAACTACTGAACAAACAGCTGACGGCAGTAAGAAACGGAAGGTGGAAAACACGGAAGAATCTTCCATCGACACAACGATGCTGTCCCCAATGAGCAGGAAAGCCACGGCATGCGTGGATGATGCTCAACAAACACCGAAGCAGAAAAGCCGGCAAGCTTCCCAAACGGATAATGATGCATTGGTAGATGGATCTATTTCCCGatcaggaagaaaaataaagcctAAGAAAATGTTTGGTTTCGAAGATGGAGAATCTTCGGCCGACCTTCTTCACATAACCGGCGCGTCTCCTACGGTGGACAAAAAACCTGCTGGTGGTgataaaacagcaaaagcaaaatccGTAAGCACACCAGCAAAAGCTCGAGCTGCTTCTTCTGTCGAAACCGATCGTGGAATAGATGAAGCGGGCGCGAAACAATCGTTCATCACCAGGCGAGGCGTTGACGATCATCATCGCGGGAAGCTTCAACACTCGCTTGACGAAGCGGATCATGCCGTGGCTGGTTCGGAACCGATGATTATTCGTACGTCTATTGGATTTGGTAAACCAAAGGTGCAAAATCAGACACCATCGCTACAAAGAGCGGAAggagacgatgatgatgaaaacatAAAGCGTGCGATGGACTCTGCTCGGCTTGTGGGAAACAGTCGCTCCGGTCGAAAGATAAAGCCAAAAAAGTTTTACGATACAGATACAACAACATCATCCAACCATCAACTGGCTGTTACGGTTAAGGGAAAGCAAACGGTGCGatcatcaccagagcaaaaaGCTGACGAGGAACAGACACCTGAAGAAAGCTGTGCAACCAATTCattggtggaaaatgcagatACCGATGAAATGATGGCAACCGATGAGGCAGGAGTTGACATTCCAGAAGGACCTGTTAAAATGTTTGCCACGGAAAATGAACCACCCATTAAGAATATAACCGAGAACGATGAAGAACAAATGCCGGAACAAGAGTCAAACACTGCAGAGTCGGACAGTAACGGTATGGATGTGGAACCGGAAAAAGATCTCGTTGATGTGGAAAAGGACCAGGAAGCAGAGGTAGCTATAAATGATTCACAGATGGTTGAGCAAAAAGCAGAAGATGAAccggaaaaacaacaaacggatCGAGAAGAGGAAGGATGTTTCGATGATAAAAATAACCTGTTAAACAATGTTACTCTTCCAGATGTTATGAATTCCGATGGGTATGTTTGATATACAATATTCTAGATTTAAGATTAGCTAATATCATACgatcttatttttttatttcaaggtAGTTTCATTTGCATACAATCCCTAAAATCGTTGTACGAGCATAATAAGAGACAGAAGAGACAGTAATAATTTTGATAACCACGCATAAATGATTTAAAGTGCATTTATAAATGCAATCACCACCTTTAGTCatgataagaaaatgttttttttttaagatccGCAGAGCCATGTTTTCAAGGCCTCTATTTAATGTTTGCAAAGTTAAAATCGTATACATCGCAAAGACGTTCAAAACTCGTACTTATATTGAAGatctaatatttaaaaaaaatatccgtAAAATATTGAGCgcagagaaaaaagcaaatacgttttgtgtgcatttgttaCTGTTGATCTTGGCGGGGCGGCCTTTGCAGTCTTTGCCAGTGGCTGTAAAATGGTacacatttgaaattttggcaTAATTTTTTCATTTGGATCTCGTAATCATCAGtctcaaataaaaatgaaattggtTGCATTggtccatctctctctctttttacaGTTATTATATTCGTATAATGCTTATGAATGTTCTAGTGAGCGATACTGAAACATGTATTGCACGGTTACAAATATTTGTTCAGTAAAAGGAGAAAGATTTATTCGACATTTGAAGAGAGATCAGAGTTACACAAATATTTGTATTACACCGTAAATTTgtgtaaacaaagcaaagcactttaaaaatactaaaaatcaaattatgaATCATATCTTATCCAAACTGCTTGGTAAGAAACCAGATACCTTCAATCATATAATTTAGCATTGTATTATTGTATAATTACATGCATTCTAAGAACGAATTTTAAAACAGCTAtatcaaataaacaacaatacgGAGGAGAGGAGCCGTCATACAAAAATGTACCACCAAAAAGTagtcgatttttttattcaaataactCGAGTTCACGGGAAAGTCAATATACTAGAAACGTTATTATAaacgtttattttaaaaatcctgctTTTTGTTCCTGATCCTGGCGCTTGTTCAAGCAGTTGAAATTTCCTTCCTGTATAAGGAATAAAAATCACGctgattgaaattttattcaaagaGTTTTAGAATGCCTTCCAAGACACTATTGATGTGGTACGTCGTTTATGCAGAAAAGATCATCCGCCTGTACTCCTTTCGGTTAGACGTTAGATTCAGAATATTTAATACGAAGTTCTCAAATAGACGTTGAAGAAAGCGTCAATTAGCAATACAACGTGTACAATAAGTTTTGTCCCACATCTGTTAACTGTTAATTTAAAATGCGTTTCCTCTCTCCCATGCTTTAATTACAGATCAGAGTCAGTTGCCCAACCCGATGCAACGGAGGAAAAGGCATTGCCAGAAGTTTTAATGGAAAATAGTACTGAAAAGGATGCAGAAGTGGCACAATGTAAAACAACCGATCGGGAGGACACTTCCATAGCCAACATTGAGAGTGAAGCAAATGGATCTGCAGAACCGAAGGACAACATCAAAACAATACCACACGACGAAGATGTATCAGTAGCTGGTGCTGTTGATGATATCCAGCCGGAGATGGTGGAGCAGACCAGTGAGGTTGTAGTACCTACCGATGATATCAATGCCTCGACCGCAATACAAAACGATGCTGAAATGCTGGAAGAAACACCTTTTGGAGACATCGAATATTTGGAGGATGAGAAAAGTAATATTGTGGAGCACATTCAAAAGCCTTCTTCCCCGCATGAAGGACTGTCGGTTTCATCTTCATCGCTTGAAGAAGCTGTTACTAACCACACTACATTATTCCCAACTGTTGTACCTTCGATTATAATCGTTCAAGAAACACCTCACGCGCTGAATGATACATTTTCACCTGTAATACCAAGTCGGGGAATTTCTTCCAGTGGCGTTACGGTTATCGATATAACTGCGGATACACCTCGtccagcagtagcagctgCGGCACCTCGCACACCCGATTCAAAGCTACTGACAGGACAGGAAGCGTCGGACAAATGCTCTCCCGATAAGCCACCGGAAGTGATCGAAATAATCGATAGTCCAGCAGTGGCGGCGTTTTGTAAGCAGATCAACGACCAACCCGGCGCAGAGGGTGGCAGTGCCACAAGCACCCCTTTAGCCGTAAGGTCCGTGCTGTTGCAATTCAATCAGGAATTTGTTAATGAAGAGCAGCAGGAGCCGGTGGAGCAAAACGAGGGACGCAAACGATCACTTTCAGCCAGCGCAGCAGACATGACAATGAAACGGAATGTCACCTTCCACAGTCCGGCCAACTCTACCATGCTGGTGGAAACCATCGACGAGCGATTGATGCTGAAAAGCctgcaggagcagcagcaacagcaacaagacaCGATCGAGCGCAGCAGCTGCTCGAAAGGCATTGGGGAAAAGCTGCGCAAACCACGCAACCGTTCGTTATCAGAACATAAGCCATCGGAAATGAAGCGCAAAAAGGTCAGCAAGCTGCCGAATTTTAAGTCCATTCACGCGAATCATTTCAATCGTATGGAATCGCTTGCCGAGTTCATGAAGCGCAAGGAGTCACGCGCCAAACAGATCCTTTCGTCGTGCGGTTCAGCatcgaagctgctctccaatcCCAGCACCATAACGACGGATGCTGTGGAAAAACCTTCCGATGGTAAGTGGTATGCTGCAACTGGGTACGTCACACCGgatggtttttaaaatttctttccgtTCAAATTTACAGCAGTTAGTAAATCGGCGATCAAGAAAGTCCCACCGCCGACCACGAAACCATTCGTTTTCAAATCCGCTGGCGGAGGAGGAATACCGGTGCCATCGTCGGGAGTGGTCGCCGGGCTATTTGTAAAGCGTACCAAGGAAGCACCGATGGCAGCAAAGGCTGGGTCCGAAGGATCGGgcgagcatcatcatcaaacactGTCTGCAACGGCAACGGTTGCCCCAGCCAGCGTCGCGAAGAAACCTATACCAAGCGATACGGAGCGAATGGCTAACCGGTTAAAGCAATTTCAGACCACTTTTAAACCGAAACAGATGGCTACCGGTATGGGTGATAATACTGTTAAAGGACCACTGTCCAGCACGGCAAGCACTAGCCATACCACGGTCGGTGGTGAGCGTCCAGTGGATCAATTAAGGTCGAAGCAGTCGAAAATTCTGAAGGGTGTGCGTACGAATCGACGGTTCGAGCTGCAGATGAAACATCGGGACAATGTTCAACATAAGTGAACAAATTTTGCATCGCATATATATGTTTAGTATTATGTTTGTCCTTTTATCTTTACTAACCAATACTGAcgttacttttttctttatattttcgTATTATCAGAGATGATTGAGTTCAGTGTTTCTGATTTCAATCCATCAAACattttgaactttttctttaaacaaaaaaaaacaactccgaTACCTTGGCATAGATATTGCAATACATTAACAATTATTAacattataaaattaaaacgtATTCAGTTGATAACAATAAAGAGATAAGTATCACATTAAAGCATTATTGATTCTCTCTTACGACGGAATTAATGTGTTCAGcatatttgtaatttttttcatatttgcgattcttttaaaaatatctaacGTACACTACACATTGTGGCTTAATACGAGCACGGTAAGaaacaaaggaaaaggaagTGTTGCAATAGCGGTTGAGATGACGAGATCCGTTTGCGATCTGGATCCGGATAAACGGCATGGACAGAAAAGTTGATAGAGAAAACTTTGGGTGATAAGCGAAGCGCACAGTGCATTCCATAGAATGTAGTTGAGGGCGCAGTTTgcaaaaaacgacaaaaatgtTCCAAGATTGACGGCTTTGTTGGGAGAAAATTACGAAAATTCATATTCACGGGAGATGAAAAGTGGGGACCCATTTCCGCATCCCAGTCATACCGCAACTTAATttatggttttggttttggtagTCTGACAAGAGCTGTCTAGAATTTGCTTCGGATGATAAATTGTGGAAAAAGTCTTGGAAAGCGtggaaaatgtaataaaaaaaaatgcatatgtGTGAGACATGTGATTCTCCGAAAGAGATGAATCGTTGGCACCCTTTCTACGATTATTTTCGACTGTTTCTTCAGTTGTTGTTGCGTTATCTTTCTCATTGCAAGATGCTGGGAGCGGGGTATAAGCTAACTAAGCAGATGCTAGATCTACCTAATTATCAAATGGAATTTTCCGTGCA
This genomic window from Anopheles maculipalpis chromosome 2RL, idAnoMacuDA_375_x, whole genome shotgun sequence contains:
- the LOC126567282 gene encoding nucleolar protein dao-5-like, with the protein product MNRLEEAESTPKKRNPKQQPEAVAKDAVTKSGRKVKRPAHLDSPERVLSASLSSDARKSVAARAHKATEPAYTTTPSKRTATKEQVGSPEELHGSRKTIASTKKTHPGKQLEATPKGKLAKESIVDDSVGISKSGRKIKIPAKLAEFDSDLLSSPSRKNIVPDEDEPTKDKPTKTPGRAKPAVKNIAVNDDDEEENNKRAARKTPGRRAKSVALTDQPDEENVSTPRRRGLTSLLQKEEQPAEPSHAKTPGKRVEKSFLGTAANTQLKTPGRRAKSMAPVADATEEKELKTSVKIIQTPGRRAGKSIVNAEENSKSARDESPAVEQVTVPKTPGRKATKSMVPTASVESPTAQGATTKTPGRPRLSKSNATDKIESSRNLVNVDTALHYTGTQASGSSAELLSRSGRKIKPKKVFDFEHDVKTTEQTADGSKKRKVENTEESSIDTTMLSPMSRKATACVDDAQQTPKQKSRQASQTDNDALVDGSISRSGRKIKPKKMFGFEDGESSADLLHITGASPTVDKKPAGGDKTAKAKSVSTPAKARAASSVETDRGIDEAGAKQSFITRRGVDDHHRGKLQHSLDEADHAVAGSEPMIIRTSIGFGKPKVQNQTPSLQRAEGDDDDENIKRAMDSARLVGNSRSDTTTSSNHQLAVTVKGKQTVRSSPEQKADEEQTPEESCATNSLVENADTDEMMATDEAGVDIPEGPVKMFATENEPPIKNITENDEEQMPEQESNTAESDSNGMDVEPEKDLVDVEKDQEAEVAINDSQMVEQKAEDEPEKQQTDREEEGCFDDKNNLLNNVTLPDVMNSDGSESVAQPDATEEKALPEVLMENSTEKDAEVAQCKTTDREDTSIANIESEANGSAEPKDNIKTIPHDEDVSVAGAVDDIQPEMVEQTSEVVVPTDDINASTAIQNDAEMLEETPFGDIEYLEDEKSNIVEHIQKPSSPHEGLSVSSSSLEEAVTNHTTLFPTVVPSIIIVQETPHALNDTFSPVIPSRGISSSGVTVIDITADTPRPAVAAAAPRTPDSKLLTGQEASDKCSPDKPPEVIEIIDSPAVAAFCKQINDQPGAEGGSATSTPLAVRSVLLQFNQEFVNEEQQEPVEQNEGRKRSLSASAADMTMKRNVTFHSPANSTMLVETIDERLMLKSLQEQQQQQQDTIERSSCSKGIGEKLRKPRNRSLSEHKPSEMKRKKVSKLPNFKSIHANHFNRMESLAEFMKRKESRAKQILSSCGSASKLLSNPSTITTDAVEKPSDGKCKSAIKKVPPPTTKPFVFKSAGGGGIPVPSSGVVAGLFVKRTKEAPMAAKAGSEGSGEHHHQTLSATATVAPASVAKKPIPSDTERMANRLKQFQTTFKPKQMATGMGDNTVKGPLSSTASTSHTTVGGERPVDQLRSKQSKILKGVRTNRRFELQMKHRDNVQHK